tattacactttaacaatttgtttatttgtttgttcaccatatttttggaaaacatacaccaaatgtatttaaaaaaaatataatgatttaataatatGTGATAGCAATTATGTTAACATATATAACTAGTACAATTGAGATATATTTACTTCTTATGTGGTGCAactaaatttttcaatttagtTATGATATTGTAATACTAGTACAACTCTTTTATATATACCAGATATAAAATACTGATACAACTTcgtcaatttttcttttaatttcatTTGGCTTTCCACATGAAAACAACTGCAGAATAGACAAGTTAAAATGTCCTTAGAATGGTCCATGCTAATTATTTGAAGTTTAACCAAAATTTCCATAGTTATTACACAATCACATAAGTTTCCATGATCTACCTTATACTTTaaatgtttgtttatttgtttgttcaCTAAATTTTTGGAGAACATAcaccaaatatattttaacaaaattaatgaTTTCATAGTATGTGAAgttttaccaattttttttgcaattattaGACAATCACATAAGTTTCTTTGATCTACCTTATACTTTAAAAGTTTGTTTGCTAGTTTGTTCACTATATTTTTCGAAAacttacacataatatattttagcaaAACTAATGATTCCTTTGTATGTAATTATATGCATTTAAGAATTGAAAGATTGTACAACTgaggtatatatatttttaatgttgtaCAACTATATAATTCAAATTATCTACCAAAATACAACTATGAACAAATTTGTACAATTCAAATTCTAGTACAACTATGTATTAGATTGTACAACTAAAATATTAGTACAACTATTATAACTATATGATGTAATACTAGGGCAACTAGTACAACTACATTATATACACGAGGAATGAAATACTGGTACAACTGGTAAAATTTcttcaaatataacattttaaaatttcatttggctttctataattaaataacaacaGAATATACAAGTTGGAATGTCCTTAGAATGGTTCATCCtaattatttgaagttttaccttttttttgcaattattaGACAGTCACATAAGTTTCCTTAATCTACTTTATACTTTAAAGGTTTGTTGACTAGTTTGTTCactatatttttggaaaacttacacataatatattttagcaaAACTAATGATTCCTTTGTATGTGGTTCTATGCATTTAAGAATTCAAAGGCTGTACAActgagatatatatatttttaatgtggtACAACTACACAATTCAAATTCTCTACAAAAATACAACTATGAATAAACTTGTATAACTCAAATTTTTGTACAACTATGTATTATATTGTACAACTAAAATACTGGTACAACTActtgttaataaatttgttatgtttttttaggtttgttatgttttagttgatataacttcttcaattaaaaaaatttaaaattatatttaaccaCGGACTAGACAAGTTGGAAGATCCTTAGAATGGTACATCCTAACTATTGAAGTTTTaccattttattcaaaattatattactaGTAAAACTTGTATTAAAATggtgtaaaatatattaaatcaacttgtataaaattaataaataaaatttaagaatatatatatagatatttaagaatatatatatagatatttaaaattataatttagatagatttgttatctttttattttggataaaatatattaaatcaacttgtataaaattaataaataaaattgaaatacaaGTTGTTCAATTATCAAAAATAcaactaaacaatatttctaaaatttgtatattataaaagaaactaataatattacgattaaataattatatttttgaaaaattaaaattatttttagtaataaaattaaataattactaaaatagaaataaaatatttcgaaatttataaaatattaatttatttattattatattatttaatattatatttgaatatatttacattaatgATGATGTATAATCTATTAACATATTCTAAAAGgttaccaaaaatattaataatcattaaatgtaattttacaTGTCACATTTAGTCATATGGCACATCATCATTTCTAATATATCATGTCATATTAaatttgtgaaactgattgtaggATTGACATTTGTTAAAATCACTTCACAAATAATGTAGAAGGGATAATTGGTCTATCTTTTATCTTATTTCATAtctatataagaaaattaatattgagAAGAGAAAATTAACACTCAATGTTAAAACAACACAACTCAAGTGCTAACACAATTAAACTAATAATACTATTTTCGTATCTAAACTAGTTGTACCACTTGGATTATTATTGTCGTAGTGCAGTCACCAAACATGAATGCTTATGCatctttttcaaatttataatgattttacaTCATTTTTGCAGTATACTCTTTTTTAATGTTCTTTTCCTGCAACTTTTCCGGCTCCGCATCAACTTTTTGGATTTTAGGAGCAAAAAGATGAAGATGCATTTTTTCGGAAATGTTACAACTTGTATAACTAATACAACTTGTAAATAAATCATTAtccaaatcaaatatttttgaaaaaactatTTATGTAATTTGACAAATGCAAGTGAGGAAAGATTAGACCAACATATCTCATTGGTTCTACATCATTCTATTGATAGCATCATTCATATgctgaaaacaaaaatcaaactaTTCATATTAATATCTTTTATGTGTTCTAGTTGTTCCAGTCATACTAGTTTTAGTTGTACCAGTTATACCAGTTGTAGTTGATCTAGTTGTATTAGTTTGAGTTTtactagttgtactagttatagtTGTACTAGTTGCACTAGTTAGAGTTGTACTAGTGGTACTAGTATTACTCTGCGTTCTTCTTTATCATGACTTCATACATAAAAGATGAAATTTGATCTTGAATAagataaaattgattaaatatgatTATGGGTTGATTGATTTGAGATAGAAAAGAGAAAATCAGTAAATtattaagaatttttttgattttatttcaaAGTAAAGAAGTGAAAGAAAAGAAAGgggaaaaggaagaagaagaattagGGTTAAATATCGGGTCGGGTTATGGGTCAAACTATGGGTCGGATTCTGGGTAGGATAGGAATGGCATGCATGCGTAAATATCTTGAAATCTTTAggttatttagttattttatctatttttgaattagatttaaataaaaaataaaataaaataaacatggGGTCATAAAGAGAATAGTTGTTGTCCATGTGGATCACGAGAGAATTTGATTCCTCTTGGTCTTTGTATTAAAACCTTTACTGATATCTTATCTCTGACATGTAGCTCAAGATCTTCATAACAAACTGGTAAAAcctaagaagaaaaaaacatttcaatttATCATACTCTGATCCATTAGTGATACTTTTACGCTGTTTATttctatagaaaaaaaaattcttacatTTTTGAAGTTAAAATACTCCCGCCTTATATTATGTAATATGGAAATTTGAAACAAACACGCTACAAGTTAAGCCCAGCAGTACTTAATCAATTAACAGAACCAGTTATGTCTATTTCAAACCAGGTAATAAGCCAAGGCCAAAAAAATACAATCAGGGGCTTAGACAAACTAAAAAGCAGCAGCGTTATCGAACAAAACCATGCAAGGGTATCTAAAATTGTAGATAGAAGAAATGAAGCCATCCCCGAGCTTGATCGCTTCCTTGTTGCTGCAGAAATCGAACTAACCATCGCTTGCAACTATAACAAATCGATCTGACTTCGTTATCTTGTGTGAACACTCACTGATGGTTCCACTGAAACGTAAGGTGGGCTCAAATGGTTACGAACCCTGAGCACTCCCATTAAACAAAGTAACTGTGAGACAAAAGCTATGATGATACTATCAAATCACCATGATAACACTACCTTCTTCTTCAAGTAATTAACCAACTCCTAGAGCACGAGTAACTTAAGCTTTACTTTGATTTTTCCAACAATAACGATCTTGGGATCATCAAAATGTTCACTCAAGAGCCTAGCTACTTCGATTTCGTTATCGACAGTGTGATCCTCTGTGACCTGAACCGCTTGCAGCTTCCTAGTACCGTTGTAGGTCGCTAGCACAGCTCTGCTTCACCTAGATTCATGATGTAAAGATCCTTCTCGCAAGGAGAGTGACCAGAACACAAGATCCCACGGATACTAAATCCGGTTTTTCTTACACTCCTTGCTCAACCATCCTTAAGCAATCTAAAACAAATCAGACGAAGAAGAGTCTATTATACAAATTTTTGACAACAATCCACATTTCTTGCCATTATCTTGATATGTCACCGTAAGGCTTTGCTTCATTTAGTGAATTTGGAAAGGAACAAACCGGAGAAGACGAATGAAGCGAATAAAAATGAGTTAGAGAGACTGAAAGAAGATGAATGGATGGAGGAGAAGCAATACGAGTTACAGTAACTGTCGGTGTTTGTCCAATACAATGAGCTCAATCAATAACTTGATCTTCGGTTGTTGGATCCCACCAAAAAACCATTAGAATCACATGACATGCAGCTACCATATACAATCCGAGGTTTCCATCTTTAAGTGATATCAGCATCAGCTGCACCTGTTACGATATAAGAACCTTGCATTAGTTAGTTCGCTTAGAGAGGAACTCACCACTTATGTCTGGCTCATTGTTGAATTCTTTTACAGCTCTGTCTCTTGTTACTAACCATCTAATCTTCTGTATTTAAACAATATGAGTtcattataaatagttttataccTCTCCTTAGTAGTATGATTCTGTCTACTATCATCTCCGAACCATGGCAAGAGATGATTACAGTTAACTAAAAACACATGCAAATCCGATACCTGCTCTATGACTTCATCTTGTCGAGCTTCTCTTTATTAATGTCACCTGAAAGAATGTCTCCTTCAGCTGAACAGCGACAGTGCCTGACTTCCACTAATACTCAAACCAATCTATCAGTCAAACATCAACCCAGCTATAGCCCGGGACCTTGTGAAGccctgttttcttttgtttctttcttataTCCTCTGCATCTTCCCATCTCTCAACAGCTGAATAGGTGTTGGATAGAAGAGTAAAGCTTCCTGTCGTTCCTCCAAGACTGTGCATCTTTGTCGACACTTTATCCCCCAGCTCCACATTCTTGTACGTCAAACAAGAAGAGAGAAGTGTACCCAACACATTAATGTCTGGCTCAAACGGCATCTTGTTGACAAGATCATAAGCTTCATCCAAGTATCCGCCACGAGCTAGGAGATCAGCCATGCAATTATAGTGGTCTATCCTTGGGGTGACGTTAAAACCTCCGCAAGTCAGAGAGTTGAACACTTGTCTCCCTTCATCCACAAGTCCTGAATGGCTACAAGCAGACAAAAGAGCAAGAAAAGTCACATCGTCTGGGTTCACACATGTGTCCTGCATACTATCGAACAGAGAAAGAGCTTCTTTGCCAAGGCCATGATTTCCAAATCCAAACATCATTGTGTTCCACGAAACTGTATCCCGCTTATGCATCGTGTCGAAAACTCTCTTGGCGACATCAAGTTTCCCGCACTTTGTGTACATATCCATCAATGCGTTACAAATGGTTGTATTAACAGCATAGCCATGAACAACGCAATACCCGTGACAGCTGAAACCGTGTCTCAAAGCAGCCAAGTGCGAGCAAGCGCTCAAAACAGCAAGCAACGTTGTTATATCTGGACGAACTCCAGAACATTTCATATCATGAAACAGACTCAAACTCTCTTCTGCGCAACAGTTCTCCACACAGCCAGAGATTAGAGAATTATATGAAACAACATCTTTCAAGCCAATCTCACTAAACTGCCTAAACGCATCACATAAGCTTCCATACCTGGCGTAAAACGAAATCACAGTGTTAACAACGGTCAGGTCCGAGATGAACCCTGCTTTAACCGCGTAACAATGCACGCATCTCCCTCCATTCACATCTCCAAACCTCGCACAACCCATCAGAATAAGCCCAATGGCCACCGGCGTCACAAGTCCCACATCTCTATCATCCAACATCTGCAGAAACAATCCTCCAGCTTCCATCATCATCTCATTTTCTATGTAGCCTCCAATCATAGCACTCCATGTTACCTCATTCTTCAAACATCCTGAATCAAAAACTCTCCTCGCATAGACAAAGCACTTGCTTTTCGAATATACATCCAAGATCCCCGTCTTGAAAACAACATCATCACTAAAACCCATTCGTACACAGTACGCATGAACTGACTTCCCTTCCCTCAAAGCACCACCAGACCTTCCTAACGCAGGAAACATCCCAACGATGGTGGATAGATTAGGCCTCAGCCCATCTCTCCTACGCATATCCTTAAACAATGAAACGACATCAGCTAACCCGCAATGTAATGAAAACCCAGAAACCATAGCGTTCCAAGCAACAACATCTCTCTCCcgcatttcgtcgaacacctGGAATGCCATATCGAGTTCCCCACATTTAGCATAGAAATCAACCAGCGCAGTACACACATACAAATCAGCACTAAAGCCACTACCTTTCGCATGGGTATGTATCATCTTACCATCTTCAACCGCTCGCAGACCAGCACACGCCTTCAGGGCAAAAGGGTACGTATACTTGGTGGCTCTAACGCCGTAACTCAGCATCTCGTAAAACAAATCCAACGCCTTTTCCGGGTGATCGTTCGACGCGTAGGATCTGATCATCACGTCCCACGGGATAGGGTTGGTTCTTGGGTGAGGAATTTCGTCGAACGCGTGGCGTGCGAGTTTCACTTCGTTGCATGAGGCGTAGAGGCGCGTTAGTTTGACGAGCACAGTAGGGGAAGTGAGCGTGAGGGAGCGTTTGAGAAGGTGCTGGTGAATGATTTGGCCTAGGATTAGATTCTGTGATCGAATACATGAGTCGAGAAGGCTTAGATACATCGGAGGAATGTATTTTGAAGTTTCAGGTGCATCGATCACTTTCCCGTTGCAAAATCAACTACTTCAACCAATTTCTTGGTTTTCTCCGGTTATATTCGGTTATAGTTCAATCACATTTCACTACTTTTGGGTTTATATTTGGACTTAACGTATCTGCCAGCCGCTAATATTTAATTTCGTcccaaaaatctaaattaattaatattttatatttttacataactgatttataatagaaaaacaATACTATTGTTAGACCCATTTTTCTGAAAGGATAGTTAGGGAAAAATAAGAAACACAAAggtataaatttataatagatttaagaaatgaaatgaaataaattttcaaattcacAATCACGATTTTAAGAAGAGATCACCACTTTTCTCCTTTGACTGAAACTGAAACTAAAATTTcactctcttctttttcttcactGCGTCCCAAGCAAACTTTCACACTTGACAacaccacacacacacacacaagtcGTTCTTTAGTTTCCTTTCCTTCTACCGGGGAGGAACTCTCTTACGGCTCAGTATCTCTTGTTCCTTGAGACGGTGTTGGAACCGAGCTAGCCTCGCTTGGAGACTGACAAGCCCCGCTGCTTTCCGTGACAAGACAAAACTCAGTTGCGTTACATAGTTTTCTATCATGCTTCCTGGTTGGTCCACCTCCGCTAGAAGCTTCATTTCCTGATTACGAtaatgaaacaaacaaaacaaaattttaacaaaGCGATAATAATCTCTACAATTGCTTAGTCATTTAGTAAAGTTTAACTTACCTCGCGAACAATCTCCATTGTATCCTCTATTTCTTTTCTGTGTGCTGCTATCAGAGCTTCTTCTTCCTGAACCGGGTCGTTATCATAACTATTAGTATTAAGTTTTCTATAATTGCTTGCAAACCAACTTCAAAGGTTAAGTGTGAGTATGTTTACCTCCAGCAGTGCGTCAATGTTTTCATCAAGCGAAGTATCAGTTTCATACTGCCTTGAAGCAGTTTCGCTTGTGTTCTGTCTATAGTTTGTCAAGGTAGGTATATCCGATGACCTGACATCTCTTTTAGACAAGTTTTGTGGTCTGTCTTGCTTTTCTTCACGCAACCCTTTCCCACGAGGTGGTGACACTTTCTTCACTTTCTCTTCACGGTCTGAAGTCTCTTGGGGATACGAAGAAAACTGGTTTCTCTGGCTAGCTGAGCCACCAAAAGAATTGTTGTTCGTCTCTGATCTCCCCTTGTCCATTGAGATTGATGGGATTCCACTTTCCTCTCTAAAACTTGTAGGTTGTCTGAAGTCAGTACTCGAAGTAGTGTAGCTTTCCTTCTCGATCCTCCTCCCTGTTTCCTGTACATTCACTTCCTGTGGAGGCTCAAAGATATCTTCTACATCGTTTGATCCCAACAAAGCTTCCTTGTTAACCGGAGGCATTGAATTGGCAGTTTGATCTTTCTTGCTGTTCCCACTTTTCGATAGACTTTTGACTCTGTTTATTTCGTAAATAACAAACAAGTTAAGAAGAGCTGAAACTGAGAATTAGTTTAGAGTTTGTACAAAACATACCGATCAGCATATCTTAGTGTATTGAGGGTATGTTCACACGATCCTACACTCGGAGAGATGCAAGAGATCATCACCGTTCTTGAGTTTCCAACAAATGAGTCACGGAGCACTTCAGTTAGTTTGCTTCCACGGAATGGTATATGTAGCTGATCATTGTCCAGTGCACGTATACATTCCTTGAGAGCCAAGAGACTCTTATTGATTTCCGCTCCTTCAATCCTAAGCAAAATCAACCGTGAAAACTAAATATCAAGAGAGTGGTGGTCCTAAAGTAACATAGTGCCACCCCATCAAACCCACAAGTCCAAAAAGAGGCATAGAAAAGAGCATCCTTACCTTGTCTGGCGGTCATTGTCTGTGGTGTCTGCACCTCTTTCACTGCCAGCAAGGTCAATGAAAGAAATCTTCCCAACAACTTTCCCAGGCAATTCCTTCGCATCATTGTTTTTGCGTCTAGTTTCTTTTACCTCAACATGCTTCTTTACAACAAGCTGTAAGATAGCATGTGATCTAGAAGATTCCTCATTTGCTCCAGTAGACCCAGTGCTCCTTTCAGCATTTCCTTTCTCGATGAAGTCTTTTACAATTTGAACATCTGAAACTTCATACTCTTGCAGGCCAACAATGCAAACTTGTTGTCTACCATCTTCTCGCATGCAAAGTTTCCTGCTCGACAATAACTGAATGATTTAGACAACTCAAAACTTGCATTTGCCATTGTGGACATCTAAAATTATGACTTAGGAAGAgataagaaagagaaagaacaCTAACTTTCTCTCACTGAGAAGATCGAACAGCTTTCCACCATATATCTCAAAATAGCTGAGCCACAATTTAAACCTCTGATTGCTATATACTGGTTGACGCAACAACCTCATTAGATCTTCAACAGCTCGTATGGGTAGTGGTTTCATTGTGTATGTCTTACCACTACCTGAATAAAGCAAAACATCATCAGGGCCATGAAATGAAATCAAGAAGAAATGTTACCATCTAATATTTTCGAATGAACTTTACTGCCATTGCATACCTGTTTGACCATATGCAAAACATGTAGCCTTTGTTCTTTGGAAAATAATGGGTATTATCGGCTCAATAGTGGCCCGATACACCTGTTCAAGGAAAAACAAACAGCATCAAAGCAGAGTAAAGCTTTCAAAAATCTACAAAGCTTAATGTATCCATTCATAAATCTGTCACAGCTCAAGGTTGCATCATGCACTCCTGCTAGAATTTGCTATGACTCCAACACGTATGAATTATTAAATTACCTCATCATTTGAAACATCCTCATCTAGAACAGCATCAAAGCAAAACTCATGATTTTCCACATAAGCTGTCAAATCCACCTGCACCAACAAAATATGATTCGATTCTCTCAATATCAGATGACATCGTAAAGTACTGAATCATGGATGCCATTGTTATCTTCAACGAAGACTACACACAAACCTTCAGCTTGGGCTCATGGACAGTCAAAGAATTATCAGACACGGTCACGACATCCTCCTCCTTTCTAGCTATTTCTTTCTTATTTAGGGGTCTTTTCCTTACCTAGAGAGTGAAGACAAGAAACAAAGGTTCCAAATGAGCCTAGTCATAATGAACGTTGCTTATAAAAAAAAGCACGTAACAGTTACTGCTAAACGAACGCCTTACCACTACTTTAATCTTGGCTACACTGGTATTTTCTTTTTCGCTCTTAGGCAATGATCCCAAAGGTTCAGCATCTTGTTGCCGTTGTTGACGATAAGCTGGCAAATTAAAATCTTCTTCAAATTCTTTATTCACACTAGGCATGAAAGGTGACGGCTCAAAAGGTTCGGTAATCACATGCtgcaaaatgaaataaaatgacATATTACAAAACAATGAATTGATAACTTTCACATGGATAAACTCTTCCTCTAAGAACTTCATACAGAAGCTTTTTCAATGAATCAAGACTATAACTGCCATCTCTCGGTAAATCCCATTCCTTTCGATTGTCAAAATCAAAAGTTGTCAAACAGATAGATTGCACGGGCACGAAGCCAATGGATTAGGTGGAACACAATATGAAAACGTGAGATTGACAATTACACTACTATCGACCGGGATGTAACACAAGAACAGACAATGAATAAAACATTGTTGTTCTTCGATTATCTGTGGTCAATGGGCATAATTCTTATTCCAAACGTACCTCAGACAAGAGCTCTGTATCATCCATTGCATGAAGATCCATCAACCCAGCACCAAAATCACCTCTTAACTCAGGGGAGAAAAATCCTTCCGAGGAAGGCATAGCTGCTGCTGATGCCTGATAAGTTGGTGTATAGGATTCAGAAGTCGACTCCCCGTTAAAATTAAGATTCCTCATTAAATTAAACAGTCTTTGCTTCTCTTCAGCACTCTGCGCTCCATAACCCTAATATCAAATACACCACAAAGGAGGCTTCAAATTCCCATTGGTACAAGTGAAAAACAAGAGCCATCCACAAAAGTTCCTATAGCAAAGAGACTGACCAACAGAAAGAGAAACTACTAACAAACTAACTTTTCTCATTCACATGGTCAAAACACAtcccaagctctctctctccttgAGAATAGATACAATACCTGCATGAGAAGGTTAGGAAGATGACGCTGATCATTGCC
This DNA window, taken from Raphanus sativus cultivar WK10039 unplaced genomic scaffold, ASM80110v3 Scaffold0977, whole genome shotgun sequence, encodes the following:
- the LOC130503486 gene encoding pentatricopeptide repeat-containing protein At3g16610-like, whose protein sequence is MYLSLLDSCIRSQNLILGQIIHQHLLKRSLTLTSPTVLVKLTRLYASCNEVKLARHAFDEIPHPRTNPIPWDVMIRSYASNDHPEKALDLFYEMLSYGVRATKYTYPFALKACAGLRAVEDGKMIHTHAKGSGFSADLYVCTALVDFYAKCGELDMAFQVFDEMRERDVVAWNAMVSGFSLHCGLADVVSLFKDMRRRDGLRPNLSTIVGMFPALGRSGGALREGKSVHAYCVRMGFSDDVVFKTGILDVYSKSKCFVYARRVFDSGCLKNEVTWSAMIGGYIENEMMMEAGGLFLQMLDDRDVGLVTPVAIGLILMGCARFGDVNGGRCVHCYAVKAGFISDLTVVNTVISFYARYGSLCDAFRQFSEIGLKDVVSYNSLISGCVENCCAEESLSLFHDMKCSGVRPDITTLLAVLSACSHLAALRHGFSCHGYCVVHGYAVNTTICNALMDMYTKCGKLDVAKRVFDTMHKRDTVSWNTMMFGFGNHGLGKEALSLFDSMQDTCVNPDDVTFLALLSACSHSGLVDEGRQVFNSLTCGGFNVTPRIDHYNCMADLLARGGYLDEAYDLVNKMPFEPDINVLGTLLSSCLTYKNVELGDKVSTKMHSLGGTTGSFTLLSNTYSAVERWEDAEDIRKKQKKTGLHKVPGYSWVDV
- the LOC130503484 gene encoding kinesin-like protein KIN-13A, with amino-acid sequence MGGHMQQTNAAAAATALYDAGPANDAGDAVMARWLQSAGLQHLGSPVAASSGNDQRHLPNLLMQGYGAQSAEEKQRLFNLMRNLNFNGESTSESYTPTYQASAAAMPSSEGFFSPELRGDFGAGLMDLHAMDDTELLSEHVITEPFEPSPFMPSVNKEFEEDFNLPAYRQQRQQDAEPLGSLPKSEKENTSVAKIKVVVRKRPLNKKEIARKEEDVVTVSDNSLTVHEPKLKVDLTAYVENHEFCFDAVLDEDVSNDEVYRATIEPIIPIIFQRTKATCFAYGQTGSGKTYTMKPLPIRAVEDLMRLLRQPVYSNQRFKLWLSYFEIYGGKLFDLLSERKKLCMREDGRQQVCIVGLQEYEVSDVQIVKDFIEKGNAERSTGSTGANEESSRSHAILQLVVKKHVEVKETRRKNNDAKELPGKVVGKISFIDLAGSERGADTTDNDRQTRIEGAEINKSLLALKECIRALDNDQLHIPFRGSKLTEVLRDSFVGNSRTVMISCISPSVGSCEHTLNTLRYADRVKSLSKSGNSKKDQTANSMPPVNKEALLGSNDVEDIFEPPQEVNVQETGRRIEKESYTTSSTDFRQPTSFREESGIPSISMDKGRSETNNNSFGGSASQRNQFSSYPQETSDREEKVKKVSPPRGKGLREEKQDRPQNLSKRDVRSSDIPTLTNYRQNTSETASRQYETDTSLDENIDALLEEEEALIAAHRKEIEDTMEIVREEMKLLAEVDQPGSMIENYVTQLSFVLSRKAAGLVSLQARLARFQHRLKEQEILSRKRVPPR